The genome window ATGCCTCAGTGACTCACAATAACTACCTGTGACTCACAATAACTACCTGGGACTCACAATAACTACCTGGGACTGATAATAACTACCTGTGACTCACAATAACTACCTGTGACTGATAATAACTACCTGTGACTCACAATAACTACCTGTGACTGATAATAACTACCTGTGACTCACAATAACTACCTGTGACTCACAATAACTACCTGTGACTCACAATAACTACCTGTGACTCACAATAACTACCTGTGACTGACAATAACTACCTGTGACTGACAATAACTACCTGTGACTGACAATAACTACCTGTGACTCACAATAACTACCTGTGACTCACAATAACTACCTGAGACTCACAATAACTACCTGGGACTGATAATAACTACCTGGGACTGATAATAACTACCTGGGACTCACAATAACTACCTGGGACTCACAATAACTACCTGGGTTCACAATAACTACCTGTGACTGATAATAACTACCTGGGACTCACAATAACTACGTGGCTCATAATAACTACCTGTGACTCATAGTAACTACCACATTTCCTTCCTCCAGCGAGCATGTGACTGGTGGTGTTATGATATAACTAGTGGTCTGATCGACCCTgggaacacacaacacacactgatgAGTCACACTGTGCCCTGTTGCCATGGTGATCATTCTCTGTAGTCGTTGATAAAACTGTCGGTCTGCCCTTAATGATACGGAATTGGAGGTAATTGCCATTGATCAGCTCATGGTGCAGCCCTATACCAGCCACACTAATTGAAGGAACAGGTTTCTGAAAAGTTATGCAATTTCTGTTCAAATAGGAGGCTTTATATTGCTTATGTTTATAAAATGCATTCAATTACTATGTTATACACACAGGGCTGGCTTGTATTTCATATCCCAAGGATGTTTCATGACAATGTTAAATTACAGAAGTCTGTTCAGTCTGATATGTTTATTAAGGGAAGCCTGTTCCATTTCAGACTGCATACCATAATAtctcagtgtgagtgtgtgctgtATGTTTCCATGTGATATTGTGTCTTTATGAAGCCCTGCTGTGATCGTCCCCAGACGTGGACGGAGACGTGAGCAGGCTGAGTTACCAGAACCCCCTGTCGTACGGGGATGAGAAGCTGGGCTCCCTGGGGTCCCAGGAAATGGCTGAGGGTCTGGACGGTCCACCACGGGAGGACTCGATGGACACAGGGGGCAGCCCGGCCCCCAACATGAGTCTCCAGGCCACCGAGGGGAGCCTTGAGATGGAGACAGCCGTGGACAACCAGGGTGACGACAACAACGATCCTACAGACAGCTCCTCCACATGGAGCCCAGAGGTACTGCAGCCAACGAGCTCTCGCTGTCACCTTGGGCCTGGTGAACCAAGGTTTCCTGATCAGGGTTCAGGAAACAGTCCTAGCCCTACTAATAACATACAGTAGCTTTGCTATACAGAGAAACATCGTTTTTTTCTCAAGGGAAATGTTGGTTGGCAATAAGAGGCAGCTATGTCCATCATGCCATACCGATGAGGAACCTGACAAGGAGAAGATGTTTTGTATTTGTCCCACAGTTTTTTCCTGTCAGATGAATTTTGGGCATACCAAGAAAAGGCTGACATGAGGCCTAGGGGCACATTGGAAACAGTACATAACTCCTTCCTTATGCCCCATAAATATTGATGAAATGTGGCACAACCTGTTGCTGTAAAGCGTTACTGAGTATTGCTAATGCTTGCATAAGCGTTGTGTTAGTGTGCTACTGTGCTAAAGCACTAATGTGTCATGTTTGATTTAGGCGCCCAGTTGGAGTGAGGTGAGAGCGAGTGGGCAAGTGATGCTGGCTAGCACTGCAGGCTTCCATTTCACTGTCTGCCCAGACCCAGGCCCAGACGTGCTTTTGcgacagcttgtgtgtgtgtgtgtgtgtgtgtgtgtgtgtgtgtgtgtgtgtgtgtgtgtgtgtgtgtgtgtgtgtgtgtgtgtgtgtgtgtgtgtgtgtgtgtgtgtgtgtgtgtgtgtgtgtgtgtgtgtgtgtgtgtgtgtgtgtgagagagaaatggggagcaATCTGTGCATGAGTATCCCACTAACTTTTTTTCACCTTTTATCCAACTCTGTCAAATAGAACATTGTATGTGGATGGTAGCTAATAGATACTGTCGACATGTAttgaaagatatatatatatatgtgaatgGAACAACACATACAGATACACGTGAATGAAAGCAAACTGTTAGCATCATTGTATATTGTTTGTTTTGGATCATTTGAGTCGTGGCTAACCTTGAGCGTCAGGTTGTTGTGTCAGTGAGTGAAGGGAGTGTTGGGGAGGGATATAGCTTGAAGAAGCGCATGTCGCCTGATCTGTGCAGTATATTGTAGCCGCCACTACGATTATCTTAGCTGTGGTTGCCGTGCCAACACCAACACTCCGCCTGCTCTGTCAACATGGTGACACAATCGATGCTGTGTTTACTGACCGCATGAAGAGCTGCTTGGCTGGCGTCAATTTTCTCTTCAACACCATCCTCTATCTTTGCCTGATTTACACACAGCAAAATACAGTATGTGATTAGAATTATGACATTGATGACTATTTCATATGTTGGCTTCTCGCAAGGAGCATATATCAGCAACTGTCTGTGTTTTCTGCTTCCCCTCCTCTCAGCAGGAGCATCTTCCTGTAGAGGAGGTCCTCCCTTGCCCCCCCAGCTCCACCTCACGCCCCCCTATCACCAAATGTGGTGACCTCGAGGTCACCCTGGACTACAAGGTCGCCTCTCAGAAGCTGTTTGTTACCGTTGTGACCGCGCGAGACATCCCAGACAAAGGGCGCAGTGGGATGGACTCGTGGCAGGTTCATGTGGTCCTGCTCCCGGCAAAGAAACAGCGCCATAAGACCTCCGTCCAAAAGGGTTCCGTGCCCGAATTCAACGAGACCTTCCGCTTTTCACACCTGGAGCCTTCAGAGCTGGCTACCTCTGCCCTGCGCTTCCGGCTCTACGCCCTGGGGGGCCGGATGTCCCGCGAGCGCATGATGGGGGAGAAGGTGGTCCGCCTTGAGGGGCTGAGCCCAGAGGGGGGAGATATGGACACCACGCTGGTGCTGGAGCCCCGCAGCAACATGAAGGTGAGAGAATAGACCCCTAACATCACCCAAAGACACAACAAAACACTGCTAACATGTTACTGTATACGATGTaagcatatactgtatgtgtgtatctttCTCCTGTGCTCCAGAGTGTTGACTCTCAGGTCAGTCTAGCTGGGGTGTCCCAGAGTGACAGTGCGTCCTCCACCCAGTCTCTAACCCACGGGGGCGTCCCTGAGCTGCTGGTGGGCCTGTCCTACAACGCCACCACCGGACGCCTCTCTGTGGAGCTCATCAAGGGAAGCCACTTCCGCAACCTGGCCATTAACAGGCCGCCCGGTGAGCAAACACCCTGACACACACCCATGTTTACCATCATACATACAGACTATCAGATTGTAAGGGCTATTGCAAAGTTCCAATTCGCCACTTGATACATGAGTGATGTTTTTGATGCCCtaaacagaggaggctggtgggaggagctataggaggatgggctcattgtaatggctggaatggaatgaatggaatggactcaaacatggtttccatacaccattccatttactccattccagccatgacaaggagcccgtcctcctatagctcctcccaccagcctcctctgccgctaattatttgatttgatttggactaAATGATATAATGTCCAGACTTAGATATACTGTTTGGTGATGTAATGAATAAGAGTATGATGATACATTATACTTGATGATTCACTGTGATGGTTTGTGGTTCAGTAATCTGTGTTAAAGGCAATCTTGGAAGCGATAAAAAAACCCAGCTGAATCTCCTGTTCACCCATGCATGACCACTACCTGGTTACCGGTGACCTTATGCACCTGACCCCCCACATGACCCATAACCTCAGTGAGACTGCTCTCTAGTggtgagaaatgacagtccaaaaCAGACAAAACTAGACAAacatacaccagtggaggctgctgaggggaggacggctcataataatggctggaacatagcaaatggaatggcatcaaaccatttgtttgctgtatttgataccattccactcataccgctccagccgttaccacaagcccgtcctcccaaatgaaggtgccaccaacctcctgtgacataCACCCTATCAAAATGGCTCTTAaacagaatgcactcccatgCAATCATGACTTAGTCAATCACACTTTTTTTGTTTAACCCTCTTGACTTCATTACCTATATCTTtgcctctctcctttctttctgcctctctccctcagaCACCTATGGGAAGCTG of Salmo salar chromosome ssa01, Ssal_v3.1, whole genome shotgun sequence contains these proteins:
- the syt16 gene encoding synaptotagmin-16 isoform X2, which translates into the protein MATDSCLFMWSDQCVFVCPLSFTVTPEAIGFLSAVGVFVVFLAILFLFINKKLCFSRVGGLPCLEQHGRGKRSRSRPGVRQGLVSSYGDGEDQSSSSDSEDEIVKQFEISVSRSQSFRSTGTTEVVAQAAPGKRHKFTRLLSDQEEGSTEPSDCEDVDGDVSRLSYQNPLSYGDEKLGSLGSQEMAEGLDGPPREDSMDTGGSPAPNMSLQATEGSLEMETAVDNQGDDNNDPTDSSSTWSPEQEHLPVEEVLPCPPSSTSRPPITKCGDLEVTLDYKVASQKLFVTVVTARDIPDKGRSGMDSWQVHVVLLPAKKQRHKTSVQKGSVPEFNETFRFSHLEPSELATSALRFRLYALGGRMSRERMMGEKVVRLEGLSPEGGDMDTTLVLEPRSNMKSVDSQVSLAGVSQSDSASSTQSLTHGGVPELLVGLSYNATTGRLSVELIKGSHFRNLAINRPPDTYGKLTLLNSVGQEISRCKTSVRRGQPNPVYKETFVFQVALFQLCDVTLMVSIYNRRSMKRKEMVGWLALGQNSSGEEEQLHWLDMKECKGQQVCRWHVLLEA
- the syt16 gene encoding synaptotagmin-16 isoform X3, whose amino-acid sequence is MATDITPEAIGFLSAVGVFVVFLAILFLFINKKLCFSRVGGLPCLEQHGRGKRSRSRPGVRQGLVSSYGDGEDQSSSSDSEDEIVKQFEISVSRSQSFRSTGTTEVVAQAAPGKRHKFTRLLSDQEEGSTEPSDCEDVDGDVSRLSYQNPLSYGDEKLGSLGSQEMAEGLDGPPREDSMDTGGSPAPNMSLQATEGSLEMETAVDNQGDDNNDPTDSSSTWSPEQEHLPVEEVLPCPPSSTSRPPITKCGDLEVTLDYKVASQKLFVTVVTARDIPDKGRSGMDSWQVHVVLLPAKKQRHKTSVQKGSVPEFNETFRFSHLEPSELATSALRFRLYALGGRMSRERMMGEKVVRLEGLSPEGGDMDTTLVLEPRSNMKSVDSQVSLAGVSQSDSASSTQSLTHGGVPELLVGLSYNATTGRLSVELIKGSHFRNLAINRPPDTYGKLTLLNSVGQEISRCKTSVRRGQPNPVYKETFVFQVALFQLCDVTLMVSIYNRRSMKRKEMVGWLALGQNSSGEEEQLHWLDMKECKGQQVCRWHVLLEA